Proteins encoded together in one Planctopirus ephydatiae window:
- the ilvN gene encoding acetolactate synthase small subunit yields MKHVLSAMVMNQPGVLAHISGMLASRAFNIESLAVGETERPDFSRITFVVAGDNKVVDQVRKQLEKIVTVVKVMDYRDQDILERDLMLLKVSTVESGLSKVKELAEIFRAKIVDVGQSHVMIELSGPERKIDAFIDLMRPFGILELVRTGRIALAREVSLSVEDALKPPTPYDTSEVEIEV; encoded by the coding sequence ATGAAACATGTTTTGTCGGCCATGGTGATGAATCAGCCAGGCGTTCTGGCCCATATTTCCGGGATGCTGGCTTCCCGTGCATTCAATATTGAAAGTCTGGCTGTCGGAGAGACGGAAAGGCCAGATTTTTCCCGGATCACGTTTGTTGTGGCAGGCGACAATAAAGTTGTCGATCAGGTCCGTAAGCAGCTCGAAAAGATTGTCACCGTGGTCAAGGTGATGGATTACCGCGATCAGGACATTCTTGAGCGGGATCTCATGCTGTTGAAGGTCTCGACGGTTGAAAGTGGACTTTCCAAAGTCAAAGAACTGGCGGAAATCTTCCGCGCAAAGATCGTCGATGTGGGCCAAAGCCACGTCATGATCGAACTCTCCGGGCCGGAACGCAAAATCGACGCTTTTATCGATCTGATGCGACCATTTGGCATCCTCGAACTGGTGCGTACCGGACGGATTGCACTGGCTCGGGAAGTGTCATTGTCTGTCGAGGATGCTCTGAAGCCTCCGACCCCTTACGATACTTCCGAAGTCGAAATCGAAGTCTAA
- the ilvC gene encoding ketol-acid reductoisomerase: MAAKVYYDDDADLSLLKGKTIAILGYGSQGHAQAQNLRDSGLNVVVGQRPGSKNYDLAVSHGFKPLSIAEAVKQADLVNILLPDEVQGDTYKSEILPNLKPNALLLCSHGFNLHFGQIVPPAGVDAALVAPKGPGHLVRSEYEKGGGVPSLIALWPGASDNSRKLALAYAKGIGGTRGGVIETTFAEETETDLFGEQVVLCGGVSALIKAAFEVLVEAGYQPEMAYFECMHEMKLIVDLFYQGGLNYMRYSVSNTAEYGDYTRGPRIITAETKQEMKKILGEIQSGQFARDWLLENRVNQASFKAVRRREREHQIEKVGRDLRKMMKWINAKEF, translated from the coding sequence ATGGCAGCTAAGGTTTATTATGACGACGACGCTGATCTCTCTTTGTTAAAAGGGAAAACCATTGCAATTCTGGGTTACGGTAGCCAGGGGCATGCCCAGGCCCAGAACCTGCGTGACAGCGGTTTGAATGTTGTCGTCGGTCAGCGTCCTGGCAGTAAAAACTACGACCTTGCTGTCAGCCATGGTTTCAAGCCCCTGTCGATTGCTGAAGCGGTCAAGCAGGCAGATCTTGTCAATATCCTCCTCCCGGATGAAGTGCAGGGGGATACTTACAAGTCGGAAATTCTGCCAAATCTCAAGCCCAATGCTCTTCTGCTCTGCTCACATGGTTTCAACTTGCACTTCGGCCAGATTGTACCGCCGGCTGGTGTTGATGCCGCTCTGGTGGCTCCTAAAGGGCCGGGACATCTTGTCCGTAGCGAATACGAAAAGGGCGGTGGAGTCCCATCACTCATCGCCTTGTGGCCTGGTGCTTCGGATAACAGCCGTAAACTGGCATTGGCTTACGCCAAGGGGATTGGTGGAACACGCGGCGGTGTGATTGAAACCACCTTTGCCGAAGAAACCGAAACCGATCTCTTCGGTGAGCAGGTCGTTCTTTGCGGCGGCGTCAGTGCTTTGATCAAGGCGGCATTCGAAGTTCTGGTTGAGGCTGGCTATCAGCCCGAAATGGCTTATTTCGAGTGTATGCACGAGATGAAACTGATTGTCGACCTGTTCTATCAGGGCGGTCTGAACTACATGCGATACAGTGTTTCCAACACTGCCGAGTATGGTGATTACACCCGTGGCCCAAGAATTATCACTGCTGAAACCAAGCAGGAAATGAAGAAGATTCTGGGTGAGATTCAATCGGGTCAGTTCGCTCGTGACTGGCTGCTCGAAAACCGCGTGAATCAGGCCAGCTTCAAGGCTGTCCGCCGTCGTGAACGCGAACATCAGATTGAGAAGGTTGGCCGCGATCTTCGCAAAATGATGAAGTGGATCAATGCGAAAGAGTTTTAA
- a CDS encoding M50 family metallopeptidase has product MDSAPLPQTELTATAYHEAGHAVVALFLGRPVHEVTIEPNSLRLGQCRLNKGNFKPSKDVLEGEILILLAGVAAEARYRGDYRWEGAVSDLRQVRHFSSMRATNIRQVERLEQRLLNKVEHILSQVGPWLAVEEIARELISRTTISGRSARHHFELAMERFAE; this is encoded by the coding sequence ATGGACTCCGCACCTCTCCCACAGACCGAATTGACTGCGACCGCTTACCACGAAGCGGGGCATGCGGTGGTCGCACTTTTTCTGGGCAGACCTGTTCACGAAGTGACCATCGAGCCTAACAGCTTGCGATTGGGTCAATGCCGGCTGAACAAAGGAAATTTCAAGCCCAGCAAAGATGTGCTGGAAGGAGAGATACTGATTCTCCTGGCGGGTGTCGCGGCTGAAGCAAGGTATCGAGGCGATTATCGCTGGGAAGGCGCCGTGAGTGATTTAAGGCAAGTCAGACATTTTTCGAGTATGCGGGCGACCAACATCAGGCAAGTCGAACGTCTGGAACAGCGGCTGCTCAATAAGGTCGAGCATATTCTTTCCCAGGTAGGCCCATGGCTGGCCGTGGAGGAGATTGCCCGGGAACTGATCAGCCGTACGACCATCAGCGGTCGCTCCGCCAGACATCACTTTGAACTCGCCATGGAGCGATTTGCCGAATAG
- the murA gene encoding UDP-N-acetylglucosamine 1-carboxyvinyltransferase — protein MDMLIIRGGIPLAGNVRLAGAKNASLPIMAASIAVSGLSQLRRVPQLADVSTLTQVLESLGAVVTRDLSTGELAITPPQATTGIADYDLVRRMRASVCVLGPLLARWGKAVVSLPGGCNIGHRPIDLHLKGLVALGARIRIERGYVHADATRLHGAEIYLGGPFGSTVTGTANIMTAASLARGMTRISAAACEPEIVDLGNFLNAAGARITGHGTPVIEIEGVDELHGVEHAVIPDRIEAGTMMIAAAATCGDVLIEDAQPRHLSAVIDILRQIGVSIEPSSTSDGRTGLHVSGAAHLNPADCTALPYPGVPTDLQAQLTALLCLVPGISIITDKVFPDRFMHVPELLRMGAQVRREGASAIIAGPAHLSGTNVMASDLRASAALVIAALAAEGESVIRRVYHLDRGYEKHDEKLRQLGAQIQRTTDHPEALPDSLRMTGESTIEQHKIQEIPGRFTQPFQNQPTKPHFLSDGYSIANPMVSQSDNFTAPAVDLP, from the coding sequence ATGGACATGCTGATTATTCGGGGAGGCATCCCACTGGCCGGCAATGTCCGCCTCGCTGGCGCCAAGAACGCCTCTCTCCCGATTATGGCAGCATCGATTGCCGTCAGTGGTTTATCACAATTGCGGCGTGTTCCTCAACTGGCTGATGTCTCGACATTAACACAAGTACTCGAATCATTGGGAGCTGTTGTCACCCGGGATCTCTCGACAGGTGAATTGGCCATTACCCCTCCCCAGGCAACAACCGGTATTGCCGATTACGATCTGGTCAGGCGAATGCGAGCCAGCGTCTGTGTCCTGGGCCCTCTTCTGGCACGCTGGGGAAAAGCCGTTGTTTCACTTCCCGGCGGGTGCAATATTGGTCACAGACCAATCGACCTGCATCTCAAAGGATTGGTGGCACTGGGAGCTCGGATTCGTATTGAAAGAGGCTACGTTCACGCCGACGCCACACGGCTGCATGGCGCAGAGATTTACCTGGGTGGCCCATTTGGCAGCACGGTCACAGGGACTGCAAACATCATGACAGCCGCAAGCCTGGCACGAGGGATGACTCGAATCTCGGCAGCAGCCTGTGAGCCGGAAATCGTCGATCTGGGAAACTTTCTGAATGCCGCCGGGGCCCGCATCACCGGGCACGGCACACCCGTCATCGAGATTGAAGGTGTTGACGAGTTGCATGGCGTGGAGCATGCCGTCATTCCCGATCGGATCGAAGCTGGCACGATGATGATTGCTGCCGCAGCCACTTGCGGCGATGTCTTGATTGAAGATGCCCAGCCGCGTCACCTTTCGGCAGTGATCGACATCCTGCGTCAGATTGGAGTCTCAATTGAACCCTCCTCAACGAGCGATGGTCGGACAGGCCTGCATGTTTCAGGTGCCGCCCACTTGAATCCGGCTGATTGCACCGCATTGCCTTATCCTGGAGTACCGACCGATCTTCAGGCACAACTCACAGCCCTGCTTTGCCTTGTCCCGGGGATCAGCATTATTACTGACAAAGTATTCCCCGACCGGTTTATGCATGTGCCTGAATTGTTACGAATGGGGGCACAAGTTCGCCGGGAAGGGGCGAGTGCCATTATTGCCGGGCCCGCACATTTGAGTGGTACCAATGTGATGGCTTCCGACTTAAGAGCCAGTGCTGCCCTCGTGATTGCCGCTCTGGCTGCAGAGGGCGAATCCGTCATTCGTCGTGTGTATCATCTGGATCGTGGCTATGAAAAGCACGACGAAAAGCTGCGACAACTCGGTGCACAGATTCAAAGAACAACCGACCATCCCGAAGCCTTGCCGGACAGCCTCCGCATGACGGGAGAATCAACGATTGAGCAACACAAAATCCAGGAGATCCCCGGCAGGTTCACTCAACCTTTCCAGAATCAGCCGACAAAACCTCATTTTCTAAGCGACGGTTATTCGATTGCCAACCCCATGGTTTCACAATCCGATAATTTCACAGCACCAGCTGTCGATCTTCCATAG
- a CDS encoding S1 family peptidase: MLVPELFLRVAKVETYGQGQLLTNASGFFFEWQSELYLITNRHVCVDEMAGHRPDTLKLQLHTVKDDLTKSGPLEIQLYKQGVPLWKAYPRPVNDIDVVAVPLPGKLLKQNYVISSFGASDILGPEETLPPGQQVLITGFPLGFHDTLNNLPLVRQAVVASDFSRPFKGNPYFVTDARTHRGTSGSPVVTKLLRPTPVAGQFEERWCLLGIHAATLDVSNRDPMYDDRLGLNVTWFASLIPQIIEGILPANPHPAPSSDSVCFN, from the coding sequence ATGCTGGTTCCTGAACTGTTCTTGCGAGTTGCCAAAGTCGAAACCTATGGCCAAGGCCAATTATTGACAAATGCCAGCGGTTTCTTTTTCGAATGGCAATCCGAGCTTTATCTCATCACGAATCGGCATGTTTGCGTCGATGAAATGGCCGGGCATCGGCCTGACACTCTCAAACTTCAGTTGCACACGGTTAAGGACGATCTCACGAAAAGCGGGCCCCTGGAAATTCAGCTCTACAAGCAGGGCGTGCCTCTCTGGAAAGCGTATCCCCGTCCAGTGAACGATATTGATGTCGTAGCTGTCCCGTTACCTGGTAAACTGCTTAAACAGAACTATGTGATTTCCAGTTTTGGAGCGTCAGATATTCTGGGCCCTGAGGAAACATTACCACCTGGTCAACAAGTGCTCATCACCGGTTTTCCTCTCGGATTCCACGATACATTAAATAACTTGCCACTTGTCCGGCAGGCCGTGGTCGCCAGCGACTTTTCGAGACCGTTTAAGGGCAACCCTTATTTTGTGACCGATGCGCGGACACATCGCGGCACAAGTGGATCTCCTGTGGTGACGAAACTGCTCAGACCCACCCCGGTCGCTGGTCAATTTGAGGAGCGCTGGTGCCTGTTGGGAATTCATGCCGCCACGTTAGATGTTTCCAATCGAGACCCGATGTACGATGATCGACTTGGGTTAAACGTCACCTGGTTTGCCAGCTTGATCCCACAGATTATCGAAGGAATTCTTCCAGCAAATCCACATCCAGCGCCTTCCAGCGATTCGGTATGCTTCAATTAA
- a CDS encoding YhcH/YjgK/YiaL family protein, whose product MIIDELANQHFYSHCHPAITRALQFLASPAAHELPTGKHRLDSDALIAIVEEYQTKQPTEAVWESHRKYVDVQYIVRGEEAFGLARTSDNLTIRTPYSDERDVVFYHPGTQRFVASAGMFLIFFPQDIHAPGLAVNEPSPVRKIVMKVRGDWVFNQD is encoded by the coding sequence GTGATCATCGACGAACTCGCGAATCAGCACTTTTACTCTCATTGCCACCCGGCCATTACCAGAGCCTTGCAATTCCTCGCCTCGCCGGCGGCCCATGAGTTACCAACGGGAAAACATCGGCTCGATTCGGATGCTCTGATTGCCATTGTTGAGGAGTATCAGACGAAACAGCCGACGGAGGCTGTCTGGGAATCTCATCGAAAGTATGTCGATGTCCAGTACATCGTCCGTGGAGAAGAAGCGTTTGGACTCGCACGTACTTCCGACAATCTCACCATTCGCACACCCTACTCAGATGAGCGAGATGTCGTCTTTTACCATCCGGGAACACAGCGATTTGTCGCATCAGCCGGGATGTTTCTCATCTTTTTCCCGCAGGATATTCATGCTCCCGGACTGGCGGTTAATGAACCCAGTCCCGTTCGCAAGATTGTCATGAAGGTGCGAGGCGACTGGGTCTTTAATCAGGACTGA
- a CDS encoding MarR family winged helix-turn-helix transcriptional regulator, with translation MRQYDFESSVGYWLGTATQSYQRALNAELEKYGITYRQSHVIGWLAKDKELCQTELAERMMIEPPTLVRILDRMEQAKLIERTEAYGDRRKKIIRLLPAAEPIWEKIVDCVLDVRAMAVENFTAEEIQSLITGLRKLHDNVVAQTPEVVQPIS, from the coding sequence TTGAGACAGTATGATTTCGAAAGCAGCGTGGGGTATTGGTTAGGGACAGCCACACAGAGTTACCAGAGAGCACTGAATGCAGAACTCGAAAAGTACGGCATCACCTATCGTCAGTCCCATGTGATTGGCTGGCTGGCGAAAGACAAGGAACTGTGCCAGACAGAACTGGCCGAACGCATGATGATTGAACCTCCTACACTGGTTCGAATTCTGGATCGAATGGAGCAGGCGAAACTCATCGAGCGGACAGAAGCTTATGGCGATCGCCGCAAAAAGATCATTCGACTGCTCCCTGCCGCAGAGCCTATCTGGGAAAAGATTGTCGATTGTGTCCTCGATGTCCGGGCCATGGCCGTCGAGAATTTCACGGCCGAAGAAATTCAGTCACTGATCACCGGGCTGAGAAAACTGCACGATAACGTTGTGGCACAAACCCCAGAGGTCGTTCAACCGATTTCATGA
- the zwf gene encoding glucose-6-phosphate dehydrogenase: MTGQSTTTPQATVVIFGASGDLTARKLLPALYDLWNDGYLSDTSPIVGVARREKSHEEFRNEIFEAIQSSVRDGKIPAEKWASFSARLYYRQTDISDGNEYAGLDEDLKALEAQAGHGANRVIYMATSPDLFLPAVEHLSLAGMIPDRDDERWLRVVFEKPFGHDLESAQQLSANLKRLLREDQIYRIDHYLGKETVQNILLFRFGNSIFEPLLNRSHVEHVQITVAESQGMERGRGGYYDKSGALRDVLQNHVLQLLCLIGMEPPARFLASDLHDEKLKVLKCLRPGTKGDISSWVVPGQYSTGMVDGQTAISYLSEDRIAPDSRTETYVAMKVEIDNWRWAGVPFYLRTGKRLPKRVSEIAIQFKLPPLNLFSTVECEGDICDLVGARPNTLIFRIQPSESISLRFSTKQPGMQYQIHPVKMDFKYEEAFTQALPEAYERLLLEVLRGDSTLFMRSDELEAAWQFVDPVLNFWEKKTVVPEPYRAGSWGPREADELLWESGHRWRTPGESGPSGELKPAT; encoded by the coding sequence ATGACTGGTCAGTCGACGACGACACCTCAAGCAACCGTGGTGATTTTTGGTGCCTCCGGCGACCTGACAGCACGCAAGCTTCTGCCTGCTCTGTACGACCTCTGGAACGATGGGTATCTCAGCGATACGTCACCAATTGTGGGGGTGGCCCGTCGCGAAAAATCGCATGAAGAATTTCGCAACGAGATCTTCGAAGCCATTCAATCCTCGGTGCGTGATGGAAAGATTCCTGCTGAAAAGTGGGCCAGTTTCTCAGCACGGCTTTATTACCGACAGACCGATATTTCGGATGGCAACGAGTATGCGGGTCTGGATGAGGATCTGAAAGCTCTTGAGGCTCAAGCCGGTCACGGTGCCAACAGAGTGATTTATATGGCGACATCGCCGGACCTGTTTTTACCGGCTGTGGAGCATCTGTCACTCGCGGGAATGATCCCGGATCGCGACGACGAGCGCTGGTTGCGCGTCGTTTTTGAAAAGCCATTCGGGCACGATCTCGAATCGGCCCAGCAGCTCAGTGCCAATCTGAAGCGTTTGCTGCGCGAAGATCAGATTTATCGAATTGACCATTATCTGGGCAAAGAAACTGTCCAGAACATCCTGCTGTTCCGATTTGGAAACTCGATTTTTGAACCACTGCTCAATCGCAGCCATGTGGAACATGTGCAGATTACGGTGGCCGAATCACAAGGCATGGAACGAGGTCGCGGCGGTTACTACGACAAATCGGGTGCCTTGCGTGATGTTCTGCAGAACCATGTGCTGCAACTCCTTTGCCTGATTGGTATGGAGCCACCCGCTCGCTTTCTGGCTTCCGACCTGCATGACGAAAAACTGAAAGTCCTGAAATGTTTAAGGCCTGGTACCAAAGGGGATATTTCGTCGTGGGTTGTTCCCGGCCAATACTCCACAGGGATGGTCGATGGTCAGACCGCCATCAGTTATCTCTCGGAGGATCGCATCGCGCCCGATTCCCGCACCGAAACCTACGTCGCCATGAAAGTGGAAATCGACAACTGGCGCTGGGCCGGTGTCCCGTTCTATTTGCGAACCGGCAAAAGGCTTCCCAAACGAGTTTCCGAGATTGCCATTCAATTCAAACTTCCACCGCTAAACCTCTTCAGCACGGTGGAATGTGAAGGGGATATCTGTGACCTCGTGGGGGCTCGTCCGAACACATTGATCTTCCGCATTCAGCCCAGTGAATCGATTTCGCTGAGATTCTCGACCAAGCAACCCGGTATGCAGTACCAGATTCATCCCGTGAAGATGGATTTCAAATACGAAGAGGCCTTCACTCAGGCACTGCCAGAGGCCTACGAGCGGCTCTTGCTGGAAGTTCTCCGCGGAGATTCCACACTCTTCATGCGCAGTGACGAGCTGGAAGCCGCCTGGCAATTTGTGGATCCGGTCCTGAATTTCTGGGAAAAGAAAACCGTGGTTCCCGAACCTTATCGAGCAGGTTCGTGGGGGCCGCGTGAAGCCGATGAACTGCTTTGGGAGTCTGGCCATCGCTGGCGAACACCGGGAGAATCTGGCCCTTCGGGTGAACTGAAACCTGCGACGTAA
- a CDS encoding HNH endonuclease: MIAGRTTGLHASVLALNRHYAAVQVISAKRAFCLLAKELAEVISVEERSYQSLDFGQWLEISQIKASLGDYEEDADWVQSVSFAIQVPKIIRLLSYDRMPRNAVKFNRRNIFLRDENRCQYCGKKFSLHKLSLDHVMPKSRGGPTSWENIVCSCLDCNVRKGGRTPHEAGMKLMSTPSKPSRSPTMQQHLDSSKYRSWKAFIHGE; this comes from the coding sequence ATGATTGCGGGTCGAACGACAGGTCTGCATGCGAGCGTCCTGGCATTAAATCGCCATTACGCTGCCGTGCAGGTGATTTCCGCCAAGCGTGCCTTTTGCCTGCTGGCGAAAGAACTGGCAGAGGTTATTTCCGTAGAAGAACGTTCCTACCAATCCCTTGATTTTGGACAGTGGCTGGAAATCAGCCAGATCAAGGCCTCTTTGGGAGATTACGAAGAGGATGCGGACTGGGTGCAATCGGTCAGCTTTGCGATTCAAGTTCCGAAAATCATTCGTCTGTTGTCTTACGATCGCATGCCTCGCAATGCCGTCAAATTCAACCGTCGCAACATCTTCCTAAGAGATGAGAATCGCTGCCAATATTGCGGCAAGAAGTTCAGCCTGCACAAACTCAGTCTCGACCATGTGATGCCGAAAAGTCGAGGCGGGCCCACCTCTTGGGAAAACATTGTCTGCTCATGCCTGGATTGCAATGTTCGCAAAGGTGGTCGCACTCCTCACGAAGCCGGCATGAAGCTGATGTCAACTCCCTCCAAGCCATCTCGCAGCCCGACCATGCAGCAACACCTGGATTCTTCCAAGTATCGTTCGTGGAAGGCATTCATCCATGGAGAGTGA
- a CDS encoding L-lactate dehydrogenase: MKVGIVGCGMVGSSAAFAMIMSGIGREIVLVDRNTARAEAEADDLFHAVPFAHNLRVKAGGYSDLANASVVVLTAGVNQKPGETRLELLGRNKAVFEEIVPQVLKYAPGAMIVVASNPVDVMTHLTANIAMRYGMSSNRVIGSGTMLDTARFRTLVGEALQVDSHHVHAYVIGEHGDSEVLTWSLATVAGLHLDEYCHSLGICLHEHQKQIIDDRVRGAAYRIIQGKGSTYYGIGSALARLVKTILNDHRAVLTVCAREKLVEGVEDVTLSMPRIVGGSGVQSTIPLHLAPEEHQGLRKSALVLKEAISSIET, from the coding sequence ATGAAGGTCGGAATTGTCGGTTGTGGTATGGTCGGTTCCTCCGCCGCTTTTGCCATGATCATGAGTGGTATTGGCCGGGAGATTGTGCTCGTCGATCGCAATACGGCACGAGCCGAAGCGGAAGCCGACGATCTTTTTCATGCTGTCCCTTTTGCGCATAACTTGCGCGTGAAGGCGGGCGGGTACTCAGATCTGGCCAATGCGAGTGTCGTGGTACTCACAGCAGGTGTTAATCAGAAACCAGGGGAAACTCGTCTCGAACTCCTGGGCCGCAATAAAGCGGTCTTCGAAGAGATTGTTCCTCAGGTTCTCAAGTATGCGCCGGGTGCCATGATTGTGGTGGCGTCAAATCCTGTCGATGTCATGACACACCTCACAGCGAATATCGCCATGCGCTACGGCATGTCTTCGAATCGAGTCATTGGCTCGGGAACCATGCTGGATACCGCGCGGTTCCGCACACTGGTGGGAGAAGCCCTGCAGGTCGACTCTCACCATGTCCATGCCTATGTGATTGGTGAGCATGGCGATTCCGAAGTTTTGACATGGTCGCTGGCCACAGTCGCCGGGCTGCACCTCGATGAATACTGCCATTCTCTGGGAATCTGTCTGCATGAGCATCAGAAGCAGATCATCGATGACCGGGTGCGTGGTGCTGCATATCGCATCATTCAGGGAAAAGGCTCGACGTACTACGGGATCGGTTCAGCTCTGGCTCGACTGGTGAAAACCATTCTGAATGACCATCGAGCCGTGTTGACAGTTTGTGCCCGCGAGAAGCTGGTCGAAGGTGTCGAGGACGTCACACTCTCGATGCCCCGGATTGTGGGTGGCTCTGGTGTCCAATCGACAATTCCATTGCACCTGGCTCCCGAGGAGCATCAGGGGTTGCGAAAAAGCGCTCTCGTATTGAAAGAAGCCATCAGTTCGATTGAAACGTAA
- a CDS encoding OprO/OprP family phosphate-selective porin, which produces MGLNSTARFQRTLTSTKVVLVAGLMMAWSICLAVSSAFAQHSQAPVYFEPELLAQSNQGFLKLPDELLSAPAVEETDSTNDQLLEDLRLLRQRLDIIEDELAAERAQQKKSEFTAKVAKEKRPSIDWTAQLQVDTVFSDQSEENRLAVGDAPNGTDFRRARLGAVGRYQEFYEYRIEMDFALPGRPSFLDVWVGHHNVKYFGTIRVGHFFEPVSLERLSANRFSTFMERGLADAIVPARNTGIAVHNATESQRLMWQYGFFKSGSDNYGDDTGDSPDWAFSHRIVWAPGLDKANTRYLNHFGFAHSIRRPDDRLYSIASTPEIRMSETGGASIPNFVNTGNIPASTVDLINFEMAFVRGPLSFQTEYNYAQVDQINGPRVNFHGAYAFVSWFITGEHRPYAVAQNENSRPIGMFGRPIPFTNVLPAPGSTETPSGPGAWELAARWSWLDLNDQNIQGGNLHDLTFGVNWYLNPYTKVQFNYIHPILYKQNFGTSTANFVGMRVNWDF; this is translated from the coding sequence TTGGGTTTGAATTCAACTGCCCGATTTCAGCGAACTTTGACTTCCACAAAAGTGGTTCTGGTTGCGGGGCTGATGATGGCCTGGAGTATCTGTCTGGCCGTAAGCTCGGCTTTCGCCCAACATTCTCAGGCACCGGTTTACTTTGAGCCGGAGTTGCTGGCGCAGAGCAATCAGGGTTTTCTGAAGCTTCCTGACGAACTGCTTTCTGCTCCTGCTGTCGAAGAAACGGATTCGACAAATGATCAATTGTTGGAGGATCTTCGTCTGCTGCGACAACGTCTAGACATTATTGAGGATGAATTGGCAGCCGAAAGAGCCCAGCAGAAGAAGTCTGAATTCACAGCCAAAGTCGCCAAAGAAAAACGTCCCTCCATCGACTGGACAGCCCAGCTTCAGGTCGACACGGTTTTCTCAGATCAATCCGAGGAAAATCGACTCGCTGTGGGTGACGCACCCAACGGTACCGATTTTCGCCGAGCCCGGCTGGGAGCCGTCGGACGATATCAGGAATTTTACGAGTATCGCATCGAAATGGATTTTGCTCTCCCCGGCAGACCATCATTTCTGGATGTCTGGGTGGGGCATCATAATGTGAAATACTTTGGAACCATCCGTGTCGGGCATTTCTTTGAACCCGTTAGTCTAGAAAGGCTCTCGGCCAATCGGTTCAGCACATTTATGGAGCGAGGACTGGCCGATGCGATTGTTCCTGCGCGTAACACAGGGATTGCTGTCCATAATGCGACAGAATCTCAACGTCTGATGTGGCAGTATGGCTTTTTTAAGTCAGGCAGCGACAACTACGGCGATGACACCGGCGACTCTCCCGACTGGGCTTTCTCTCATCGTATCGTGTGGGCACCGGGGCTGGATAAAGCCAACACACGTTACCTGAATCACTTTGGTTTTGCTCATAGCATCCGGCGGCCGGATGATCGTCTTTACAGCATTGCCTCGACACCAGAAATCCGTATGTCAGAAACTGGCGGGGCAAGCATTCCGAACTTTGTGAACACGGGAAACATCCCTGCCAGTACCGTCGATTTGATCAATTTTGAAATGGCCTTCGTGCGTGGGCCGCTGTCATTTCAGACCGAATACAATTATGCGCAGGTCGATCAGATCAATGGGCCGCGTGTGAATTTCCACGGAGCTTATGCATTTGTGAGCTGGTTCATAACTGGTGAGCATCGACCCTACGCCGTCGCCCAGAATGAAAACTCCAGACCGATCGGCATGTTTGGTCGCCCGATTCCTTTCACAAATGTCTTGCCGGCTCCGGGATCGACAGAGACACCTTCGGGGCCGGGTGCCTGGGAATTGGCTGCTCGCTGGTCCTGGCTTGATCTGAATGACCAGAATATCCAGGGAGGTAATCTCCATGACCTCACTTTTGGGGTGAACTGGTATCTGAACCCTTACACGAAGGTGCAGTTCAACTACATCCACCCAATCCTCTACAAACAGAATTTCGGTACCAGCACTGCCAATTTTGTCGGCATGCGTGTGAACTGGGACTTTTAA